A genomic segment from Streptomyces sp. NBC_00459 encodes:
- a CDS encoding pilus assembly protein TadG-related protein produces MPSAVRDWSERRLTHLDDRGSGAGAVIIFALLFLSLSAFVIDGGMSISKRERAADIAEQAARYAAQDIDLEALYGNAAGGAPINFQNCDARVKAFAQEMGMSAADTGASHCVAANADEVQVEVQLTYSPVFTGLFYGGDVTVRGEAVAENEVG; encoded by the coding sequence GTGCCCTCTGCCGTACGAGACTGGTCCGAGCGTCGGTTGACCCACCTCGACGACCGAGGATCGGGCGCGGGCGCGGTGATCATCTTCGCCCTCCTCTTCCTCTCCCTCTCCGCCTTCGTGATCGACGGCGGCATGTCCATCTCGAAGCGGGAACGGGCGGCGGACATCGCAGAACAGGCGGCGCGTTACGCCGCCCAGGACATCGACCTCGAAGCCCTCTACGGCAACGCGGCGGGCGGCGCCCCGATCAACTTCCAGAACTGCGACGCGAGAGTGAAGGCCTTCGCCCAGGAAATGGGCATGTCCGCCGCGGACACGGGCGCGTCCCACTGCGTGGCGGCGAACGCCGACGAGGTGCAGGTCGAGGTGCAGTTGACGTACTCGCCGGTGTTCACGGGGCTCTTCTACGGCGGGGATGTGACGGTACGGGGGGAGGCGGTGGCGGAGAACGAGGTCGGGTGA
- a CDS encoding TadE/TadG family type IV pilus assembly protein — MNSPSGARSCGVRNYGDRGLSTIEVVILAPVMIMFILVLVAFGQLVDGRGALDGAARDAARAGSIQKDHGTAMAEARKAAEADLTDVCSGPVTVTQTSAGFEPDTIFSVEVSCEVRGLAMLGLDIPTTLTATFSSPLDPFRRTV, encoded by the coding sequence ATGAACTCGCCTTCCGGCGCGCGGAGTTGCGGCGTGCGAAATTACGGTGACCGGGGCCTGTCCACCATCGAGGTGGTGATCCTCGCCCCGGTGATGATCATGTTCATCCTGGTGCTGGTGGCCTTCGGGCAACTGGTCGACGGACGTGGGGCACTTGACGGGGCGGCGCGGGACGCGGCCCGGGCCGGGTCGATCCAGAAGGACCACGGGACGGCGATGGCGGAGGCCAGGAAGGCGGCCGAGGCCGATCTGACGGACGTCTGCTCGGGCCCGGTCACCGTCACCCAGACCAGTGCGGGCTTCGAGCCCGACACCATCTTCTCGGTCGAGGTGAGCTGCGAGGTGCGGGGCCTGGCGATGCTCGGCCTTGACATCCCGACGACGCTGACGGCGACCTTCAGCTCACCGCTGGACCCGTTCCGGAGGACAGTGTGA
- a CDS encoding TadE family protein, whose amino-acid sequence MEAARKSASARGDAGTGGSLDSGSGVSGSRTSDSGMTAIEFVLLTPVLFFMIFATVQFALYFFADHVAQAAAQAGARKARAMAHDQPGAWRGEAQDVVDSYIQQLGPTLVLSPNVTMLQPEQNTVGVEITARVPTVFPGFDLTVHAQSVGPVERFVREGEN is encoded by the coding sequence GTGGAGGCCGCACGGAAGTCGGCGTCCGCCCGCGGTGATGCCGGGACGGGCGGGAGCCTGGACTCCGGCTCCGGCGTTTCCGGTTCCCGCACGTCCGACTCCGGCATGACCGCGATCGAGTTCGTGCTGCTGACGCCCGTACTCTTCTTCATGATTTTCGCGACGGTGCAGTTCGCGCTGTACTTCTTCGCGGACCACGTGGCCCAGGCGGCGGCCCAGGCCGGCGCCCGCAAGGCCCGCGCCATGGCGCACGACCAGCCGGGCGCATGGCGGGGCGAGGCGCAGGACGTGGTGGACAGCTACATCCAGCAACTGGGCCCGACCCTGGTCCTGTCTCCGAACGTGACGATGCTCCAGCCGGAGCAGAACACGGTGGGCGTGGAGATCACGGCACGGGTGCCCACGGTCTTCCCGGGCTTCGATCTGACGGTGCACGCGCAGTCAGTGGGGCCCGTGGAGCGGTTCGTGCGGGAGGGGGAGAACTGA
- a CDS encoding type II secretion system F family protein produces MNDLTMPVVVGAVLGLGIYVLVRALMPSKRSAVSQVARVDAMRARGAAYESAHRTQDAGRIGSFRAQVGVRVSDFYFQQGWEQRSLRADLAVLDRSWENFLATKVLLGAAGLFFGPFLFVIVLTLGIGRSPAIPVWMALLFAVVFFFLPDLEVRRDAADKRRDLRRVIGAYLDLVSMSLAGGRGLPEALMAAAEVSDGWATQRIRNALADARITGTSQWQALGSLGEELGVEELKDLSASLALVADDGAKVRESLASRAETMRHRELAEIEGSAGEKSQSMLVAQLLLCAGFLVFLIYPAAMRVFQV; encoded by the coding sequence ATGAACGACCTGACCATGCCGGTGGTGGTCGGCGCCGTACTGGGCCTCGGCATCTACGTGCTCGTACGGGCGTTGATGCCGTCGAAGCGGAGTGCGGTCTCGCAGGTGGCACGCGTCGACGCGATGCGGGCGCGGGGGGCGGCGTACGAGTCGGCCCATCGGACGCAGGACGCCGGCCGGATCGGCTCGTTCCGCGCCCAAGTGGGCGTCCGGGTCTCGGACTTCTACTTCCAGCAGGGTTGGGAGCAGCGCTCGCTGCGGGCCGACCTGGCCGTCCTGGACCGGAGTTGGGAGAACTTCCTCGCGACGAAGGTGCTGCTGGGGGCGGCCGGTCTGTTCTTCGGCCCGTTCCTCTTCGTCATCGTCCTGACGCTGGGCATCGGCAGGAGCCCGGCCATCCCCGTCTGGATGGCGCTGCTCTTCGCAGTGGTCTTCTTCTTCCTGCCCGACCTGGAGGTACGACGGGACGCCGCCGACAAGCGACGTGACCTGCGGCGCGTGATCGGGGCGTACCTCGACCTGGTGTCGATGAGCCTGGCCGGCGGCCGGGGTCTGCCGGAGGCGCTGATGGCGGCGGCGGAGGTGTCGGACGGCTGGGCAACCCAGCGCATCCGCAACGCCCTCGCGGACGCCCGTATCACCGGCACCAGCCAGTGGCAGGCGCTCGGTTCACTGGGTGAGGAACTGGGCGTCGAGGAACTCAAGGACCTCTCCGCCTCCCTCGCCCTGGTCGCGGACGACGGCGCGAAGGTGCGCGAGTCGCTCGCCTCCCGCGCGGAGACAATGCGGCACCGCGAACTGGCGGAGATCGAGGGCAGCGCGGGCGAGAAGTCGCAGTCGATGCTCGTGGCGCAACTGCTGCTGTGCGCGGGGTTCCTGGTGTTCCTGATCTATCCGGCGGCGATGCGTGTGTTCCAGGTCTGA
- a CDS encoding type II secretion system F family protein: MGGLFSIEVLYSLGAGIAVGGGLALLAVAIRGLPVKPEHEKQKATERANELIRFAGQRGSLAALVGLAVLVLTRWAVAGIAAGVLVFFWDRLFGGAAEERAGMRRVEALASWTESLRDTIAGAVGLEQAIPASARAAAPVLRPHLDAMVDRLRSRTPLPEALQQLADEINDASADIIVAALILNSRLRGPGLRQVLGALAKSAREEVDMRQRVMAQRSSTRRSVQIVVVVSVGFVLGLAIFNREFVEPYGTPIGQLVLACVCGLFALGFWWLRKLSTIETPERFLVRDDPSVQFVRPSTTPAQGTQGPAPYGAEEGVRR; encoded by the coding sequence ATGGGCGGACTGTTCTCCATCGAGGTCCTGTACTCGCTCGGGGCCGGTATCGCCGTCGGCGGCGGGCTCGCGCTGCTCGCGGTCGCGATCCGCGGGCTGCCGGTCAAGCCGGAGCACGAGAAGCAGAAGGCCACCGAGCGCGCCAACGAACTCATCCGGTTCGCCGGGCAGCGCGGTTCGCTCGCCGCCCTCGTCGGACTCGCGGTGCTGGTGCTCACCCGGTGGGCGGTGGCCGGTATCGCGGCCGGCGTCCTCGTCTTCTTCTGGGACCGTCTCTTCGGCGGCGCGGCGGAGGAACGGGCCGGCATGCGGCGCGTGGAGGCCCTCGCCTCCTGGACTGAGTCGCTGCGCGACACGATCGCCGGTGCGGTAGGCCTGGAACAGGCGATCCCGGCGTCGGCGCGCGCGGCGGCACCGGTACTGCGTCCGCATCTGGACGCGATGGTCGACCGGCTCCGCTCCCGCACCCCGCTCCCCGAGGCGCTCCAGCAGCTCGCCGACGAGATCAACGACGCGTCCGCCGACATCATCGTCGCGGCGCTCATCCTCAACTCGCGGCTGCGCGGCCCGGGTCTGCGCCAAGTCCTGGGCGCGCTCGCGAAGTCGGCACGCGAGGAGGTCGACATGCGTCAGCGGGTCATGGCGCAGCGGTCGTCGACTCGCCGGTCCGTACAGATCGTTGTCGTGGTGTCGGTCGGCTTCGTCCTCGGACTCGCCATCTTCAACCGGGAGTTCGTGGAGCCGTACGGAACGCCGATCGGACAGCTCGTACTCGCCTGTGTCTGCGGCCTGTTCGCGCTCGGCTTCTGGTGGCTGCGCAAGCTGTCGACCATCGAGACACCCGAACGCTTCCTGGTCCGGGACGATCCGTCGGTGCAGTTCGTACGGCCGTCCACGACGCCGGCCCAAGGAACGCAAGGACCGGCGCCGTACGGGGCTGAAGAGGGGGTACGTCGATGA
- a CDS encoding CpaF family protein, with protein sequence MTAVDHSLVKRFRQEAGDRISEQRRLDQASNVTPMSGEDERQYARAVIAQILEDHARTEINAGRTPLDAETEEQYAAAVHAALFGVGRLQPLLDNVDVENIDINGYDQVFVGYSDGREVAGDPVAESDEELIELIQVLGAYSGLSSRPFDSANPQLDLRLPDGSRLSAVMDVTRRPALSIRRARMGKVFISDLVGNGTVTPEVAHFMACAVRARKNIMIAGATNAGKTTLLRALANEIPPHERLITVERALELGLDQFPELHPNVVAFEERLPNSEGQGMISMAELVRRSLRMNPSRVIVGEVLGDEIVTMLNAMSQGNDGSLSTIHANSSHEVFNRISTYALQAKERLPIEASQMLVAGAVNFVVFIQRRNNYQTGGRLQRMVTSVREVNGVDGRVLSSEVFAETPDGRIVPHAPLSCLDDLVAHGYRLPGGNWG encoded by the coding sequence ATGACCGCTGTCGACCACTCGCTGGTCAAGCGGTTCCGGCAGGAAGCCGGTGACCGGATCTCCGAGCAGCGTCGGCTCGACCAGGCCTCCAACGTCACGCCGATGTCCGGTGAGGACGAGCGGCAGTACGCGCGGGCCGTCATCGCCCAGATCCTTGAGGACCACGCCCGCACCGAGATCAACGCCGGGCGTACTCCCCTGGATGCCGAGACCGAGGAGCAGTACGCGGCTGCCGTGCACGCCGCGCTCTTCGGCGTCGGGCGCCTGCAGCCGCTGCTCGACAACGTCGACGTCGAGAACATCGACATCAACGGGTACGACCAGGTCTTCGTCGGGTATTCCGATGGGCGCGAGGTTGCCGGTGACCCGGTGGCGGAGTCCGACGAGGAACTCATCGAGTTGATCCAGGTGCTCGGCGCCTACTCCGGGCTCTCCTCCCGGCCCTTCGACTCCGCCAATCCGCAGCTCGACCTGCGGCTGCCGGACGGGTCGCGTCTGTCGGCCGTCATGGACGTGACCCGGCGTCCCGCGCTCTCCATCCGTCGTGCGCGCATGGGGAAGGTCTTCATCTCCGACCTCGTCGGGAACGGCACCGTGACCCCGGAAGTCGCGCACTTCATGGCCTGTGCCGTGCGCGCCCGGAAGAACATCATGATCGCGGGTGCCACCAACGCCGGTAAGACGACGTTGCTTCGGGCCCTCGCCAACGAGATCCCGCCGCACGAACGTCTCATCACCGTCGAGCGTGCGCTGGAGCTGGGACTCGACCAGTTTCCCGAACTCCACCCCAACGTCGTGGCGTTCGAGGAGCGACTGCCCAACTCCGAGGGCCAGGGCATGATTTCGATGGCCGAGCTGGTGCGGCGGTCACTGCGTATGAACCCCTCGCGCGTCATCGTCGGTGAGGTGCTCGGCGACGAGATCGTGACGATGCTCAACGCGATGTCGCAGGGCAACGACGGTTCGCTCTCCACGATCCACGCGAACAGCTCGCACGAGGTCTTCAACCGTATTTCCACGTACGCGCTCCAGGCGAAGGAACGGCTGCCCATCGAGGCCAGCCAGATGCTGGTCGCGGGCGCGGTGAACTTCGTCGTCTTCATTCAGCGGCGCAACAACTACCAGACGGGCGGCCGGCTCCAGCGCATGGTGACGTCTGTCCGCGAGGTCAACGGCGTGGACGGCCGTGTGCTGTCCAGCGAGGTCTTCGCCGAGACCCCGGACGGCCGCATCGTGCCGCACGCGCCCCTCTCCTGCCTCGACGATCTGGTCGCGCACGGGTACAGGCTGCCCGGCGGGAACTGGGGGTGA
- a CDS encoding mucin-2, translating to MSDSSKRMANPEDMEHLARLLDGRGQLRDKLDEAFTRASHLGVSDKLSALKPIRSWTDDTAVDLRRRSAILRAENGDPRAAALYAGFTAEELKGANLPPDAMLIANASVANGDKFDTKWLERQRGETLSDWIQRIKSDAVAKVTNDKNLGEVVGDYIDITAMASTVPGAFKMTAAGTLQLIKYFKSLKNAGSVEFLKAPGTTLAQLLKGQSTSRLIPAQIRSLAATIGARTPAPILDVLTGKDSLAALSGKQWAWEANLLKVGQNASNLSRATGAGRFGAFASGAGTALRTAGWWRAAGVGGSAVSTVIGAVDLVQEGNPVDAFKRDKAGYVAKVSGVAFNASLTAAMIAPNPVTIGAAVVTGAVYGVATIVDNWDTVKKFPGKVADAGAWAGEKIGEGAGKLADGAKSVGKAIGGWFD from the coding sequence ATGAGCGACAGTTCCAAGCGCATGGCTAATCCGGAGGACATGGAACACCTGGCCCGACTGCTCGACGGCAGAGGTCAACTGCGGGACAAACTGGACGAGGCATTCACCCGTGCGTCCCACCTGGGCGTATCCGACAAGCTGAGCGCCCTCAAACCCATACGGTCCTGGACCGACGACACGGCGGTCGACCTTCGACGGCGTTCGGCCATTCTGCGAGCGGAGAACGGCGATCCCAGGGCTGCCGCTCTGTACGCGGGTTTCACCGCGGAGGAACTGAAGGGCGCGAACCTTCCGCCTGACGCGATGCTGATCGCGAACGCCTCCGTCGCGAACGGCGACAAGTTCGATACCAAGTGGCTGGAACGGCAGAGGGGCGAGACGCTTTCGGACTGGATCCAGCGCATCAAGTCCGATGCTGTCGCCAAGGTCACGAATGACAAGAACCTCGGAGAAGTCGTCGGGGATTACATCGACATCACAGCGATGGCCTCCACAGTTCCGGGCGCCTTCAAGATGACGGCGGCGGGCACCCTCCAACTGATCAAGTACTTCAAGAGCCTCAAGAATGCCGGCAGTGTCGAATTCCTGAAGGCGCCTGGGACCACCCTTGCCCAGCTCCTGAAGGGGCAGTCGACGTCCCGCCTTATTCCTGCGCAGATCCGATCTCTGGCTGCAACCATCGGGGCACGTACTCCCGCTCCGATCCTCGACGTACTCACCGGAAAGGACAGTCTCGCTGCCCTTTCGGGAAAGCAGTGGGCTTGGGAGGCGAACCTGCTCAAGGTCGGTCAGAACGCCTCCAACTTGAGCAGGGCTACCGGAGCGGGCCGGTTCGGGGCCTTCGCATCCGGAGCCGGGACCGCCCTGCGTACCGCCGGCTGGTGGCGTGCGGCCGGCGTCGGTGGCAGCGCGGTGTCCACGGTGATCGGTGCCGTCGACCTGGTGCAGGAAGGAAACCCCGTCGACGCCTTCAAGCGGGACAAGGCCGGGTACGTGGCGAAGGTCTCTGGCGTGGCTTTCAACGCCTCCCTCACGGCGGCGATGATCGCTCCCAATCCGGTCACGATCGGTGCGGCGGTGGTCACCGGTGCTGTCTATGGTGTCGCAACCATTGTCGACAACTGGGACACCGTCAAGAAGTTCCCCGGGAAGGTCGCGGACGCCGGAGCCTGGGCAGGGGAGAAGATCGGCGAGGGGGCCGGCAAGCTCGCCGACGGCGCGAAGAGCGTCGGCAAGGCCATCGGCGGCTGGTTCGATTAG
- a CDS encoding alpha/beta hydrolase, producing MLGSASRTSLDRSYRQDTVLDMSLVFADPDMLERLAKSLDSKAGEIPHLKSRAATLGVSADLPGLPAIASWLGETASDLRRRARILRAPSESPFGSLSSFGLPTSLAKNPGAGDKFESGLKAVIADNKNGTPKEQAQAVKDYFATLTPEEQAALVVANPDLVGNLDGAPVNVRFAANRISIQKEYDQESQYLNGLAPNDPAYARTKARVDALRSFLNPRIKKFVDPATNKVKTVEVPRQFLVFDAHYGSTADPKASPFPDGRVAEVVGDLENADNVAFRVPGITNRLDNFNGFSRGGYDLATDKNGFEQPDTAVVSWLGYDTPEIGDSVDPAKAEVGGRQLNAFRQGISVNLQPDAGTSIFAHSYGTLVTSKALQNGLTNIDNVTFMGSPGLGPNIHSVADFNMPNTKFFAMRAPEDPVSYTQGHGDDPADFADITRLGTNGAKGHSMYYDVGTGSLANMRSILFQGGERLTFTDTTLDEEMTGAAEMRKLVAFLHEKVPPEVVSEMGGDLDPIVQGLLNGRSKFTDVIGPIHAVLNKHNMLDRVKPDELVGEVTTLASQLAYKEAFKAAKEHGAPDWVAATAATTAAGSTKGLLSVATWPVVKVMELDRLQNNTRQLFSGLAAGGRELFTEGTALAGTLMHDGGRVLSDSTQIAGSVFNTGGRVVYELGDTLINPANAFENAGDITRSLKATKDTFVEKGADIVNTVDHAVDQTVQQGGKMISSGLDTGKKALDKGGDVLDSVVNFVF from the coding sequence TTGCTCGGATCAGCCTCTCGAACGTCTCTCGACAGATCCTATCGACAGGATACGGTACTAGATATGTCCTTGGTTTTCGCTGACCCAGACATGCTTGAGCGCCTGGCGAAGTCCCTCGACAGCAAAGCCGGAGAGATTCCGCACCTCAAGTCCCGGGCAGCGACACTTGGGGTCTCGGCCGACCTGCCCGGATTGCCCGCAATCGCCAGCTGGTTGGGCGAGACCGCCTCCGACCTCCGTCGACGCGCGAGAATCCTCAGGGCTCCTTCCGAGTCTCCGTTCGGATCACTTTCGAGCTTCGGTCTGCCGACTTCCCTGGCGAAGAACCCGGGAGCGGGTGACAAATTCGAGTCGGGCCTCAAGGCCGTCATCGCGGACAACAAGAACGGCACACCGAAGGAACAGGCCCAGGCGGTCAAGGACTACTTCGCCACCTTGACTCCCGAGGAGCAGGCCGCCCTGGTGGTCGCGAACCCCGACCTCGTCGGAAACCTGGACGGCGCCCCGGTCAACGTACGGTTCGCGGCGAACCGCATTTCCATTCAGAAGGAGTACGACCAGGAGTCGCAGTACCTGAATGGACTCGCGCCGAACGATCCGGCCTACGCACGCACCAAGGCGCGCGTCGATGCTCTGCGCAGCTTCCTGAATCCACGGATCAAGAAGTTCGTCGATCCGGCGACCAACAAGGTTAAGACGGTCGAGGTTCCTCGGCAGTTCCTGGTCTTCGACGCCCACTATGGATCCACTGCCGATCCGAAGGCATCGCCCTTTCCGGATGGCAGGGTGGCCGAGGTCGTCGGCGATCTGGAGAACGCCGATAACGTCGCATTCCGCGTCCCGGGTATCACGAACCGGCTCGACAACTTCAACGGCTTCAGCCGCGGTGGATACGATCTGGCCACCGACAAGAACGGCTTCGAGCAGCCCGACACGGCTGTTGTCAGCTGGCTGGGCTATGACACTCCCGAAATCGGCGACTCCGTGGACCCCGCCAAGGCCGAGGTCGGCGGCAGACAGCTCAACGCTTTCCGCCAGGGCATCTCCGTGAACCTCCAGCCCGACGCGGGCACCAGCATCTTCGCCCACAGTTATGGAACCCTGGTAACCAGCAAGGCACTGCAGAACGGCCTCACGAACATCGACAACGTGACGTTCATGGGAAGCCCCGGGCTGGGGCCGAACATCCACTCCGTCGCCGACTTCAACATGCCGAACACCAAGTTCTTCGCCATGCGCGCCCCCGAGGACCCGGTGTCCTACACACAAGGGCACGGAGACGACCCGGCCGACTTCGCGGACATCACCAGGCTCGGCACCAACGGTGCCAAGGGGCACTCGATGTACTACGACGTGGGAACCGGATCCCTGGCGAACATGCGGAGCATCCTGTTCCAGGGCGGTGAGCGTCTCACCTTCACCGACACCACTCTCGACGAGGAGATGACGGGTGCCGCGGAGATGCGCAAACTGGTCGCGTTCCTCCATGAGAAGGTACCGCCCGAGGTCGTCAGCGAGATGGGTGGGGACCTCGACCCCATCGTCCAGGGGCTCCTCAACGGCAGAAGCAAGTTCACCGACGTCATAGGGCCGATCCATGCGGTGCTCAACAAGCACAACATGCTGGACCGGGTGAAACCGGATGAACTCGTGGGCGAAGTCACCACCCTCGCATCGCAGTTGGCGTACAAGGAAGCGTTCAAGGCGGCCAAGGAGCACGGCGCGCCCGACTGGGTGGCGGCTACCGCGGCCACCACGGCAGCAGGCTCCACCAAGGGACTGCTCAGCGTCGCGACCTGGCCCGTGGTCAAGGTCATGGAACTCGACCGGCTGCAGAACAACACCCGCCAGTTGTTCAGTGGGCTCGCCGCCGGCGGCCGCGAACTCTTCACCGAGGGCACGGCGCTGGCAGGCACGCTCATGCACGACGGAGGCCGCGTCCTCAGTGACAGCACACAGATCGCCGGAAGTGTGTTCAACACGGGTGGGCGCGTGGTGTACGAGCTCGGCGACACTCTGATCAACCCGGCCAACGCGTTCGAGAACGCCGGCGACATCACCAGGTCCTTGAAGGCCACGAAGGACACGTTCGTGGAAAAGGGCGCCGACATCGTCAACACGGTGGACCACGCCGTGGATCAAACCGTCCAACAGGGCGGCAAGATGATCAGCAGTGGCCTCGACACGGGAAAGAAGGCCCTGGACAAGGGCGGGGACGTATTGGACTCGGTCGTCAACTTCGTCTTCTAG
- a CDS encoding PE-PGRS family protein: MRSANPDDLDQLAKLLDGRGGVQDKLDEAFTRASQLGVTSKLTSLKPLRSWVTDAGPDLRKRATFARLESGDPQAGLRWAGFSPQDLEKYKQEGLSPDVLLLANSVAASDDPKADTFKRRVNESLSDYIDRLKAHAIAQIPGLAPHEETIATMIGLYGDWGSITKSAAVVTIQGTSLTKVLLGNSLKQGVMRTWQTRIGTALSGSSNGLIKSAGNGLIRWTPKIRSLSAPGSWLPGQLGRLFSGSSLYQNASRVPLTSGLRGDLLGNAYNWARNTPLMRSFGVNGAIDFLVGSDDVAKMYGGFTHSGQAVQRAGNASLLKVFTKASNAQRFANSLPSAARGAGALRTGLGAAAKTAGFLRGAGVVGGVLSTGFSAANVISQGNPVDAFKRNGAGYVADIAEVGFNASLTAAMVAPNPITIGLAVGTGLIYGGAKVVEHWDDIKKGAGEAANWVGNKASDLGKSIAKSKANPMNWF, from the coding sequence ATGCGGAGCGCCAATCCAGACGATCTGGATCAGCTCGCGAAGCTGCTGGACGGCCGGGGCGGTGTCCAGGACAAGCTTGACGAAGCCTTTACAAGGGCGTCCCAACTCGGTGTCACAAGCAAACTCACCTCACTCAAGCCGCTTCGTTCCTGGGTGACGGACGCAGGACCGGATCTGCGCAAGCGAGCGACCTTCGCCCGGCTGGAGAGTGGCGATCCCCAGGCCGGGCTGCGCTGGGCCGGCTTCAGCCCTCAGGACCTCGAGAAGTACAAGCAGGAGGGTCTGTCGCCCGATGTGCTGCTGCTGGCCAACTCGGTGGCGGCCAGCGACGACCCGAAGGCCGACACCTTCAAACGACGCGTCAATGAGTCCCTGTCGGACTACATCGACCGGCTGAAGGCGCACGCGATCGCACAGATTCCGGGGCTGGCGCCGCACGAAGAAACGATCGCCACCATGATCGGGCTCTACGGCGACTGGGGCTCGATCACCAAGTCCGCGGCCGTCGTCACCATCCAGGGAACCTCACTCACCAAGGTTCTCCTCGGCAACTCCCTGAAACAGGGCGTGATGCGCACCTGGCAGACCCGAATAGGTACCGCTCTCAGCGGGTCCAGCAACGGGCTCATAAAATCGGCCGGCAACGGCCTCATCAGGTGGACCCCGAAGATCCGCTCCCTGAGCGCCCCCGGCAGTTGGCTGCCCGGACAGCTCGGCCGGCTGTTCTCCGGCAGTTCCCTCTACCAGAACGCGAGCCGGGTCCCGCTGACGAGCGGCCTCCGCGGGGATCTGTTGGGCAACGCGTACAACTGGGCGCGCAACACACCGCTCATGCGCAGCTTCGGCGTCAACGGGGCCATCGACTTCCTGGTCGGGTCCGACGATGTCGCCAAGATGTATGGCGGCTTCACCCATTCCGGGCAAGCAGTCCAACGCGCGGGCAATGCCAGCCTGCTCAAGGTCTTCACCAAGGCATCGAACGCCCAGCGGTTCGCCAACTCTCTGCCGAGCGCGGCACGGGGAGCCGGCGCTCTGCGTACCGGCCTCGGCGCCGCCGCCAAGACCGCAGGCTTCCTGCGCGGTGCCGGCGTCGTCGGTGGCGTCCTCTCCACGGGCTTCAGCGCGGCCAACGTGATCTCGCAGGGCAATCCGGTCGACGCGTTCAAGAGGAACGGCGCGGGATACGTCGCCGACATCGCCGAGGTCGGATTCAACGCCTCCCTCACCGCGGCCATGGTCGCCCCCAACCCGATCACCATCGGCCTCGCGGTGGGCACAGGCCTCATCTATGGCGGGGCCAAGGTCGTCGAGCACTGGGACGACATCAAGAAGGGTGCGGGCGAGGCGGCGAACTGGGTCGGCAACAAGGCGTCGGACCTTGGGAAGAGCATCGCCAAGTCCAAGGCGAACCCCATGAACTGGTTCTGA
- a CDS encoding WXG100 family type VII secretion target: MANPDIQELNQRAARLRSLADHIDSLVNTPKNHSTTAMKTWAGPNADDVRGKLRAWHTTCGTVAKALRDEAHQCAQSATELQNTKK; this comes from the coding sequence ATGGCAAATCCTGACATCCAGGAACTCAACCAGCGTGCCGCGCGGTTGAGGTCCTTGGCCGATCACATCGATTCGCTTGTGAACACTCCGAAGAATCACAGCACGACCGCGATGAAGACCTGGGCGGGCCCGAACGCCGATGACGTGCGGGGCAAGTTGAGGGCCTGGCACACGACGTGCGGCACGGTGGCCAAGGCGCTGCGGGACGAGGCGCACCAGTGCGCCCAGAGCGCCACGGAACTGCAGAATACGAAGAAGTGA
- a CDS encoding WXG100 family type VII secretion target, giving the protein MDRGADLQRLRDLSKTFGRKAQELQVLIRALETATTESSSYWKGPKADRFRDDWNGVKPTFDKWVDTLNDASKSANTSADNIERAT; this is encoded by the coding sequence ATGGATCGCGGTGCAGATCTTCAAAGGCTTCGGGACCTATCCAAGACCTTCGGTCGGAAGGCCCAGGAGCTCCAGGTTCTCATCAGGGCCCTGGAGACGGCCACTACTGAGAGCTCGAGCTACTGGAAGGGCCCCAAGGCCGACCGGTTCCGGGACGACTGGAACGGTGTGAAGCCGACCTTCGACAAGTGGGTCGACACGCTGAACGACGCCAGCAAGTCGGCGAACACCAGCGCCGACAACATCGAGCGCGCCACCTGA